The Solanum pennellii chromosome 7, SPENNV200 DNA segment CAAAAGAAGCAAAATATCTCCTTGCTCTTCGTACAGGGATTCTATGATTTTTATCAATGTTTCAGCATCATCTAGGATTTTTTCCTTGCatcaaaaatgaaataagatcTGACAGTTCATCTTGCCAAAGCTGGTCAACTCCAACCCTTACCACACAACACATTTTGAACACAACTGCAACCCCCGGTTCATCAAGTTGTCTTGAGTCGAGCATGATTTTTATCACCagccaaaagaaaaaattgcCACCTTGTAGGGTATCTTCAGTTTCCACATATGCTTCCAAGGTCATTTGGGCCCCTGCTGACCACTATGCATGCGTACTACATTGGCGGATTTACCGTGTAAATACCTTTGCTATGCACCTGCAAAAATAATCTGTCTTCAGTTGCTGTGTTACCTGGGAAATGTTCCAAACTTCTGAGAAATTCAGTTATTCTATTCACTTCCTAGTCTTTCAACATTCTTCTAAAGCTTATCACTGTCATTATTGCATTGAGTTGATTGGCCTTTTAGTTCTTTTCCACACTCATGTACACACCAATTTTGCCTTGTGGAGCGAGGCTGACCATCTTCCCAAAGTGTTCTTTTCAAAATTCACATACCAGAGCTTCATTCTATCCATAAAGCAGAGAAAAGATACTTTTACTTCAGAACTATTTCATCTTATGATGCTCCCTCCATTCTTATTCCCTTGATGATGTTGATTCCAGAGAATCTATAGTCTACTCTCtatgatttagttgatgaagccCTGTTGGATCATCTCTCACTTCTCCCGAGTAAAGTCCAAATCTTTGAAAACTAACTGTCCAGTTTTCTTTTTGTGTATTGAATCAACACCAGTTTGCTTGGTTCTGGTTTTTTTTCCAGTAAAATTACCTTTACTTATTAAAAAAAGGATGTTTGAAAATCACCACTATacttaatttttgttgtttcagGATAATATTGGTGTCTTAGTTGACCAAAATGGAAAGTTGATCCAAGAGGGCAGGGTTTGTTGGTCAGAGGCTCCTGCAATTGTTGTTGTTCAGAAGCCCTATGCCATAGGTCTTTTACCGCGACATGTTGAGGTAGCTTTATTGTTCATTTGCTAATCCGTACTTTTTGTTCATTATTAAGTGAATAACTTTAGATCTAAGTAATCTGAAATGATAATGCAGTTTGATGTTTTGGAAAATTGCAGATACGCTCTCTTCGTGTTCCTTATCCTTTGATTCAAACAGTTGTCCTTCGGAATGTTCGTCGTCTTGTCCGAAGCAACAATGCTGTCATTGTTGCTCTTGATAATTCTGTTTTTGGATTTTTCCCTGTTCCTCTCGGTGCACAGGTAATTGTCACTTCAGCAGGTTTAGTTTAATATTATGTTGAACTATCTTGCTTATGCTTGTACTCCAGTATTGGAACTGTACCACATTTATGATGTGTAACTGAACAACTCGTTTGGAGGAACTGAGGTTTGTTATGACTAAGCTGAGAATGCCTTAGGCACACAAACGGATTGTCTAATTCTtgcaaaataaatcaataacgGATTGTCTAATTCTTGCAAAATAAATCAATATCGCAAGTTGTAAGTAGTCATGATTAGTTTTGTTTATGAGACCTCTGCAATGCTTTCCGCTGGTCAACAACCAACTAAAGTGCTCTATACTTTTGTACATGCTTAACAGAGTTGTCTCAGACTATCAGTCAATCGTTTTTTATTTTAACGGTTCACTTATCAAATGCCTTATGGgctttctctctttttccctAATACATGCAAGCCTCTTACTTTTTGTACCCACTTAAGATCAAGAGGTTCAGGAACAGAACCACAAAGGTTCCATTATTTACTGAGTTTATTGTGAGAGCGTGATCCCaacttattcatatataatatatgatgcAGATTGTACAACTAACAGCCTCTGGAAACTTTGAGGAGGCCTTGGCTTTGTGCAAATTGCTACCACCAGAAGATTCAAGTCTTAGATCTGCAAAGGAGCAATCAATTCATATAAGGTGACCCCTtccccaaacaaaaaaaaaatggtacTGGTATCTCATTTAGATATTTGTCAGCACCTTCTTGTTTGTGCTAttaatgaatgttttactttGGTCATTGTCCCCTCccctctcccccccccccctctttaCCACTTCTTATGTTAACATTGTAAGTTCAATTGCAATAGTACCTCGCTTAAATCAAAGTTACGGTGTATACATTCTTACATTTAACACAAATCAAAGTTATGCTCTAGTGAGGGAAGTTTAATGCTAAATTGAACGGTCAAAGCATGCTGTGAAGTCCTAATGGTAAAGCTTCTAAATGGAAACATCTATGCTGGAGCATACACTAATCATCTGTTATTCCATTTTGGTCTGGCGTATTGTAATGGTATGTAGCATGGAACATGTTCAGAGTTGATTGTGTGTTACTTGGTTGTGTTAAAGGCATATTGATAGCGTGGAAGTTCAGAAGAAAGAGGTAGAGAAGTAGAGCATGGGAAGCACATCTCTAGGATTATGTGGATCATATTGGAAAAAACAAAGGAGCACTTGAGGGAGTTGAAGAGTCTTttgtactccctccgtcccataTTAGTTGTCACACTTCACTTGTGCACGCCCCTTAAGAAATCATAATAAAAGGTTTATTTTTACTACCTTACCCTTGTCAGTTTCCAATAAATTGCACTCTAATCaatattgattattttcaaGAACACTTAATATTTAGGGTAAAGTggtattaaaataattaattccaTAATACACATGAGTAGTAAGACTGACAGTACTGGTTTGAGCAGGAAACTATCCCAGCTCAATTTTATAGCCAGTATTCCCTTTTTACTGGAAAAGCTGAAATTCGAAAAGAGACTCaagggtgtggcctagtggtcaaAGAAGTAGGACAAACCTTGGAGacttaaattcaaattcaagcaAAGACAAAAAAGTACTAAGTGATTTCTTCTCATCTAGCTAAACCTTGGTAGGCAGAATTGCCCAATACTTGTGTTGGTGGAGATTTAAGGTAACATGGATTAGTCAAGGTGTGTACAAGCTAGCATGGAAGCCATCCACCATTATGaagaaactaaatcaaataTGAACATTGACTGACAAAAAGTTTCTAGCTAGGACTTGCTTCTTatcttttttagttttcttttcattttttgtagttttagtcattattttttcattttttgtacttttagtcattaatttttcattttttgttagttttgagaagaaggaaagaaaaaaggaaGTGTTGAAACGAATATACATGAAGAATGATAACAAGTTTTTGATACAGATATGCACACTTCCTGTTTGAAAATGGGAGCTATGAAGAAGCAATGGAACATTTTCTGGCATCTCAAGTTGAACTCACCTATGTACTTGCCTTATATCCATCCATTATTGTTCCAAAATCATCTTTCATACCTGAACCACAGAAATTTGTGGAAGTTGGGGATGCACCGTATCTCTCCCGAGCTTCCTCTGGTCTGTCAGATGATCTGGATTCTACGCCTTCACATGTCTTAGAATCTGATGAAATGGATATAGAATCCAAAAAAATGAGTCACAACACTTTGATGGCTCTGATTAAGTATTTACAGAAGAGAAGATACAGTGTCGTTGAGAAAGCCACAACTGAGGGCACTGAAGAGGTTGTTTCAGATGCTGTCGGAGATAATTTCATTTCTTATGGAACTAGCCGGTCCAAAAAACCAACCAAGGTAAACTTTGGGTTTTCGTTTTATGCCTTCCACCGGAGGgaatattttgttgttgaatAAGTTCCCATTTGAAGGTCAAAGTTCACATTAAACAGATCTCTTCTTGGTAAATGTAACTAGCAGTTTATTTCAGTATTTATAAGCAAAGCTTTCCAAAGACTTCACAAGGGAAATTGTAACCAGTTGATTATTTTGTTTAACAAGCAGCACAAATTATATTGAGCTGTTTAACATAGACCTTTCTTTGCATTCAAGTCTAAATACCTTTTTGGCTGTCTgtgtttgattttcttttagttaCCGAAACCTTATCAGAAAGAAAAGATTTAGTAAGTGCAAAATTTTCTGATGGATTATTCAAGTTATAGATCATTTATAGCCTTCTGGAAAATAGGTTTCATTTGTAGCTTCTGAAAGTCAAAATGTCAGGGAGGTAAGTGCTGATTCTGCTACATAGAAAAGTACTGGCTTAGTTTAGTGGGTATATTAAGGAAGAAGCCAGtttaaagaagaaataactAATGAGCCTCAAAAAGCTGTTCGTAATGGGATGATTCTACCTAGCTGTATTACTTGCCTAATTCACATCTAAAATGTTGCTCCATTGATCCATTTAGGGCAGAATTCATGCTCCAATCACTTCCATCGCTAGGGATATGGCTGCAATACTGGACACTGCACTTCTTCAAGCTCTTATATTAACTGGACAGTTCTCAGCAGCTACAGATTTTCTGAAAGTCCTCAATTACTGTGATGTGAAAATATGTGAGGAGTTCCTGCAAAAAAGAAGCCAGTATGCTTGTCTGCTAGAACTTTATAGGAGCAATTCAATGCATCGTGAAGCACTTAAACTTCTCCATCAATTGGTAGAAGAGTCCAAGTCAGAGCAAACTCCTGTAGAGCTCTCATTGAAGTTCAAGCCTGATATGGTCATTGAATATCTCAAAGTATGCCTCTTTATCTACttttatctttttccttttaggTTTTAATTTCTTGAGAGATGTGGAAGCTTGTAAAGTTTTTGGATCAGCTATATTGAAATTTGGAGTGCAGTATGAGCTACGGGTCTATGTCGAGGCAGATATCAAGCATAATCATGAACTACCAACTTGACCTTTGTGGAAAGGATTGTCAAGATTTGGGACTGATAATTTTAGGGTTCTATTttatcctttaatttttttgatcttTTATACATGTGCGTTTTCTGGAAATTCCTGGGTTTTCTTTCCTATTATATGCTGCATTTGTGCTCAGCACAAGGTATATCAAATTTCTTACTGGATTATGGATTAAAGCTCCGTCAATGCAGttattatatcatttcattGAATATACACCTGATTatatctttcttctttttggCAGCCCCTTTGTGCAACTGACCCCATGCTTGTCCTGGAGTTCTCATTGCCTGTTCTTGAAAGCTGTCCTATGCAAACCATTGAGCTATTCTTGTCTGGTAATATTCCAGCGGACTTGGTGAATTCTTACTTAAAACAGCATGCTCCAAACATGCAGGCAACATATCTGGAACTCATGCTTGCCATGAATGAAAATAGCATCTCCGGGAATCTGCAGAATGAAATGGTATGAGCACTCGTTCATCTGTCTCTTTTTCTGCAGCTTCTCTCTTTCTTTCCCCACTGTACCTTCTATTGCAGAAAAGCTATGAAAGAAACACTACTGCTAGTGAAGTGAGAAAGCTGAGGCTTTTAAGTTTCTCCTCTTTGATATGGCGAAAGAAGCTCACATTTTAACTAGTTTTAACTCAAAGCTGGGTTGAAGAGTGAGAAAACTGGGAAACAATTATCTTGTCTCCAGAACTGTTTATCAGGGGATAAACTTTTGTGCTTCAATTCATGTTTCTGACATAAAATGTTGAGTGTGTCTGTGACTATGATAAATGCTCTTAGTAACTTGTGGCAGGTGCAAATTTATCTCTCAGAAGTGCTTGATTTGTATGCTGAACTTAGTTCCCAGCAAAAATGGGATGAAAAAACATTTTCTCCAACAAGGAAAAAGCTTTTGTCTGCTTTGGAGAGTATATCCGGGTATAATCCAGAGGTGTTGCTTAAGAGACTTCCACCAGATGCTCTGTATGAAGAACGTGCACTTCTGTTGGGGAAAATGAATCAACATGAACTTGCACTATCTATTTATGTGCACAAGGTATTTTTCCTGCTTCAACTGCTCTTTTTTAGGCTAGTCTTTTATCTAATGATTGGTGCTTTCGAGGGTCTTTTGAGGTATGGCGAAAATATGGACTGTGCAAGTTCTTCATCATAAGCATTATTACAGAATTGTATTGTGAACTTGGCAGTTGCTTATCATTTCACTCTTCCTTTAGTGAGTGTACCAGTTGGTCAGACACTATTACATAGTTTTATTATATCATTGGATTTGGCATTTATCCTTTCTTTCTCTGTATGTTGTTGGGATAGTATGCATTCCCAAGTAGGGATATCCGTATGTCATCTTTTTTGTCATTAATACATGtctaattttatgaatattgttGGCAGGCATTGAAGTCTTTTCAGTTGTCTCTTCGTGTTGCATTTTACTGAAATGAATTGCTCTCTTTGATTTATAGCTTCATGTTCCTGAACTTGCACTGTCCTATTGTGATCGGGTGTACGAGTCAGGACTTCAACAACATTCCGCAAAATCTTATGGAAACATTTACCTGACTCTACTGCAAATCTATCTCAATCCCATGAAGACAACAAAAAATTTTGAGAAGAAAATTACTAATCTGGTATCATCTCAGAGCCCTGGGATTCCAAAAGTTGGTTCAGGAACTCCAGCAAAGGTAAAAGGAGGCCGCTTCAAGAAAATTGCTGAAATTGAGGGCGCTGAGGACACTCGATTCAGTCCAAGTGGTACTGACAGTGGTAGGAGCGATGGAGATACAGAAGATGCTGCCGAGGAAAGAGATTCTACTATTATGCTAGATCAGGTGCTGGATCTTTTGAGCAAAAGGTGGGATCGGATCCATGGGGCCCAAGCTCTGAAACTACTACCAAGGGACACTAAACTACAGGTAATGAACCATCAAAACATGATTGTATACATGAGCTAGATGAGAAAGTTGGTCATTGTTTCATCAATGGGCtcagaaaaaaaaacagagacaTGCTTCACTATAGCATCATGCCACAACCCCCACCCCTCTGGCTAAAAGCTTCTGCAAAAGAAAAAACTCACTAGAACACAAGCTAAGATATCTGTTCAAGAGTGATAGTACTCTATGCATCTGCACACTAATCACGTTAAGATGTCCTAAATTCCTAATGTGTGGTTTTTTGATTAGTCACGGTCTTAAACTGCATATTAGATGTTTCTATCTataatatctttaaatattgACTTTGGGATGATACACATTAAGGAAACTGCAAGGTGAAGTTTAATCAATCTGTCTTTCAAGTGTTCAAGTATACAGAATCATAACCCTTTGGGGTGGCCTAGTGGTTTGAGCTTGGAACTTCCAttttggaggtctcaagtttgaaACTCCTTGCCAGCgtaagcaaggggtttgccttctgggtcgagctcgttgcaccttgcctagtgcgggttcCATCTCCTGTCTGCTTTGCTAGCTATTGCACAGGACAGGGGTTTTACCCTGTGTACACCCAAAGCATAGCGGCTGGGGGtttccttgtcataaaaaataaagtatacaGAATCATCTGTTTGAAACAACTAAGCCAAGTAAAATTCTATCCAATGTTACTCTCCATGCACTGGTAGATATTATGTCAGCATCTTCTTGATCCTCTTTGGACAGAATCCTTTTTGTTTTCTACTGTGGGAGGTCACAGAGAATTGACCTATTCATAGAGTGATCCCTATGATCGATACAAGATATAGACTCCGGGCATCAAGTTATAAGAGGATAAGGTAGTGTAGACCCTTTAGGGATTTCTGAAAATACACATACATCACTGTGGGATAGAGCATGCGACATTGTTTATTTATTCGAGTGAATATCATTTCATGCACATGCTAAAATTGCAATTGCGGAATCATTGCCTCTAGCTTTGCCCTGTGTACATATGTGTGCATGAGCGAGAATAGTTTACATCTTGCTGTTATAGTATTGTATTGATTCATTTTGTTATCATGCAGAACTTGCTTCCATTTCTTGGACCTCTCCTGAGAAAATCCAGTGAAGCGTATCGAAACTTTTCAGTGATAAAAAGCTTGAGAGAAAGTGAAAATCTACAGGTAAGTTTTACTATGGTCATACCAATAAAACAGAGACACATACACAATCTATATGTGGTCTTTTGGGTTTTCTGGCTTTGTTTTACAGTTTATATATAGAGTACATTGTTTCTTTACTGGCATATGAatcatcttttgtttttttctgtTTTATGGAAATTACCAATTATCAACCTTGCAATTCAATTGTTTGAGTTAATGTTAGGGAATGTCTGgaagattgaaaaataatactGGAGTATTTAATTTGTACGACTAGATTGTTTACTAACGCTGTGGTTTTGCATTTGTTGTCTCTCATTGTAAACCTGTGTATGAAACAGGTTAAAGATGAACTGTATAGTCAAAGAAAAGCAGTTTTGAAGATCACAAGTGATAGCATGTGTTCTCTTTGCAACAAGAAGATTGGCACCAGTGTCTTTGCAGTGTATCCTAATGGCAAGACAATTGTGCATTTTGTTTGCTTTAGAGATTCACAGAATATGAAGGCAGTTGGAAGAGGCTCTCAGTCAAGGAAAAGATGATAATGAGATGCTATATGTGGATTGATCCCTTTCCTTCATGTTAGCACCGTTTAACACGTTCTGAGGCTTTAAGTTTTTAGTCGCCATTAAGTCCTGCAAGTTACCTCTGCTCTCTGTCCGTGTTTCTGGAAGTGTTGTGGTGTGTGCATGATTAGTGCCAAGAGATATGAAATGTGCTGGTGATTCAAGTTTGCTATCAAAGAATGAATGCTTCTTACAAAGGAATGCGTAATACAAACACAATGTTGTATATTGTGTCAAATGTGTAATTGAATGTATCCATTTGAGGTTGTGTGATGTCTGTATTAAAAATCGAAGCTTGTATTTTTGAGGTTGTGTGATGTCGATATTGAAAAGGATTGAAGCTTGAATTCGAGGTGGTTTATACCTTATTTGTGAAGAGTGTTTGTTTCAACTCAGGCTGTGACTGTTCAACTAATATGCAATAATACTcaatttctttgttaattgtatATCCTTCTTTGTTGGGCAAACCCGATTGTACTGTTCCAAAACCTCAACATTGAACTGTATATTAGGCAGCACATGAGAAAGGAC contains these protein-coding regions:
- the LOC107025917 gene encoding vacuolar sorting protein 39-like, which translates into the protein MVHSAYDSFELLNSCPTKIDAVESYGSNLLVACSDGSLRVYGPESSVPGQSPPSDYHNQSLGLQQERYVLERTVNGFSRRQMLAMEVLVSRELLLSLSESIAFHRLPNLETLAVITKAKGANVYSWDDKRGFLCFGRQKRVCIFRHDGGRGFVEVKEFGVPDTVKSMSWCGENICLGIRREYMILNTTNGALSEVFPSGRIATPLVVPLPSGELLLGKDNIGVLVDQNGKLIQEGRVCWSEAPAIVVVQKPYAIGLLPRHVEIRSLRVPYPLIQTVVLRNVRRLVRSNNAVIVALDNSVFGFFPVPLGAQIVQLTASGNFEEALALCKLLPPEDSSLRSAKEQSIHIRYAHFLFENGSYEEAMEHFLASQVELTYVLALYPSIIVPKSSFIPEPQKFVEVGDAPYLSRASSGLSDDLDSTPSHVLESDEMDIESKKMSHNTLMALIKYLQKRRYSVVEKATTEGTEEVVSDAVGDNFISYGTSRSKKPTKGRIHAPITSIARDMAAILDTALLQALILTGQFSAATDFLKVLNYCDVKICEEFLQKRSQYACLLELYRSNSMHREALKLLHQLVEESKSEQTPVELSLKFKPDMVIEYLKPLCATDPMLVLEFSLPVLESCPMQTIELFLSGNIPADLVNSYLKQHAPNMQATYLELMLAMNENSISGNLQNEMVQIYLSEVLDLYAELSSQQKWDEKTFSPTRKKLLSALESISGYNPEVLLKRLPPDALYEERALLLGKMNQHELALSIYVHKLHVPELALSYCDRVYESGLQQHSAKSYGNIYLTLLQIYLNPMKTTKNFEKKITNLVSSQSPGIPKVGSGTPAKVKGGRFKKIAEIEGAEDTRFSPSGTDSGRSDGDTEDAAEERDSTIMLDQVLDLLSKRWDRIHGAQALKLLPRDTKLQNLLPFLGPLLRKSSEAYRNFSVIKSLRESENLQVKDELYSQRKAVLKITSDSMCSLCNKKIGTSVFAVYPNGKTIVHFVCFRDSQNMKAVGRGSQSRKR